A stretch of the Sphingosinithalassobacter tenebrarum genome encodes the following:
- a CDS encoding GlsB/YeaQ/YmgE family stress response membrane protein has translation MSLVGLLVWLVVGGIVGWLASIIMRTDAQQGIFLNIVVGIVGALIGGWLLGSSINEGITVGTFLVSLLGAVILLAIVNLVRRGAVR, from the coding sequence ATGAGTCTTGTTGGACTTCTCGTCTGGCTCGTCGTTGGCGGTATCGTCGGCTGGCTGGCCTCGATCATCATGCGTACCGATGCCCAGCAGGGCATTTTCCTCAACATCGTCGTCGGTATCGTCGGCGCGCTGATTGGTGGCTGGCTGCTTGGCAGCAGCATCAATGAAGGCATCACCGTGGGCACGTTCCTGGTGTCGCTGCTCGGCGCGGTGATCCTGCTCGCGATCGTCAATCTGGTTCGCCGCGGCGCTGTGCGCTGA